GTATGTTTCTACAACCTACAGAAAAATCCCATTGCTAACTTGGGTGAAACACTACATGCGActgaaggtctttttttttttttttttttttttttgtttcttcagacagggtttctctgtgtagccctggctgtcctggaactcactttgtagacaagactggcctccaactcagaaatccgcctgcctctgcctctcaagtgctgggattaaatacgtCCAGCTGTGACTGAAGGTCTTTTTATTCACCTGTGGGCAACTGTTTACATGCTCCAAATTCCTGGAGAGGTTTGACTTGTCACTTTTGCATCCCCTCCAGGCAGTGAGAGGCTACTTGAGTGTCCCTGTGTATACTAGCAATTCTTGCACTAACCACTGCTTCAAGATCTGAGCTTGAATTATCTGTCTAGGCTGGATGACTTTTGCATGACTTCAGCAAAACTAGGCATGCTATGTGCTGGCTTAATATCcaccaagttttctttttctttctttcgtttttgagacagggtttctctgtatagccctggctgtcctggaactcactttgtagaccaggctgccaagttttaatttttatagtatCTGCCAACAGAACCCAAACCCTTTGTAATTTAAGATTTCACACTATCTGTATCCTACCAGGTCTCCACAAGTCCTTCCCGTCCCTGGCTAGTTTAGTCATataattcttttgagtttcctaaGTCAAGCTTCTCCTTACCTGTGAGTTCTCCTAACATACCTGTCCATCCACCAGGTCTCAGGAATGCTTTCTGCAGTTATGATGACTCTTAATATCTTGTTCTTTCCACAAACAACTTGATGACATTTAGTTGTGTGTCGTATGCAGGACTGCCTGtttgtgtaggccagaggttgatTCTGGGTGTCTCCCTCAATTGCTATCCACTCGGAGGGTAGCTGTTGTACTGAGGGCTCTGGGATTTGGCTAGTCCAGCTGGGCAGTTTGCCCCAGGAATGGCTCCTTGTCCACCCCCAAGCAATGGAATCACATGCAGACAGCCATACCTCTCACCGATTTACTTAGGTTTTTGGGAACCTGAACTCTGATCCTGAACAGCAAACTTTATGTCCACCAAGCCACCTCCCCCGCCTGCatttagtttttattagataAACTCCCCAAAGTCAGCTTTGCCActggattctcagcacccacacatggCAGGCATAGAGGTACATTTTTTTCCACTAAACAAATACACAAGTATTTGTCTTCTTAAACTGCATGAAAACAAGGCCCAAATCCCTTAAGTGAGTTGCTGGGACAGGAACTACAATCAGCACAGATTGGGGCAGTAATGAGGGCCAGAGCCTTTAACCTACATGGCATCTTCAGATGCAGCATGAGACAATGACCACATACTGGTACTATGTTCTTGGATTTCAGAACCATAAGACAAACTTTCTGAGACAAACTAAAATTTTAACCTCaggatcttttcttttctttccttccaggcAGGGTTCTATGTAGCTGAAGCtagccttaaacttctgatcctcccaccCCAACCTTCCAAGTGCCAGGGTTACACCATATTCAGTTCACACTCATTTATGTGCTATTGCTGATTGAACCCAGGATgtcatgcatgttaggcaagcattctacctgcTGGGCTACATCTCCAGTCCTAATTAGAGGTATTTTGGTATGAGGAACCAAAGGAATATTTACTGAGTAAACAATTCCAActcttgtcttcctttttttgtgTGTCCAGTTTTGCTTGAATGTAGATGAGTTGGTGCAAGAGAAAAGCCCCGAAACAACAGCCTGGAGTGATAGTACATACCTAGAATATTAGCCCTGGGGAGatgtggcaggaggatcactgaagccagcccaggctatggAGTAAAACTCTATcaccccttttctggtttccacaAGCACCTACACACAAGTTGTGTACATAAACTTGCGCGCGGatgcgcacacacgcacgcacacacagacagacagacagacagacattgggAGGCTggaggtggttaagagcacccaatttccagcacccacatggcagctcacaaccatctgtaatcccagttccaggggatccaacacattTGCAgttaccaatacacataaaataaattattaaaaaaataaacaacacctAATATGGAGAAGTTGGGCATGGTGGGCCACGTGCTTAACTTCAGCACTCAGGATTTAGTTCAGGTGGATCtacttcaaggccaacctagtctacagagtgaattctagggtgaccaaggctacacagaaaaaccctgtatcaaagaataataataataaaaaagaaacaaagtccaACCGCGAGGGAAAGggaatgcttttgaaaaagagagaaataagttAGCTTTATgcatttcctttcttgtttcttgGTGAGCAGCTTTTTCTAGGTACCTCACCTCAGATTTTGACAGCCTTGAGTTAGAGGACACCCTGAGATCCTAAAAGTAACACACCACTACCACCCTCTACTAGAATTAGCTTACCTGTATTGGAAGGCTGAATGAATTTTCCAGGGACCAAATACTATCTAGATTGTTCCTCAAAGCTCTTAAAATTGCTGACCTcatttattgggggtgggggggagaaatcAAGACAGAAAATTGCCTTTAGGAACACTTTTACTTGGAAAATTACAACACTAGTACAAGTCAAGTCTTACACATTTAACATTTGCTTGTTGAAAGCAATTCataatatcaaaattaatcatgttttactttttcttcacaagaacacaaaaatgaAGGGAAActtaaaacagaaaatttaaaaaggtaaCACAACTTTTCTTTTAGTAGTCCTTGGGTAGTTATGACAGAAGACTTTCCATCCTTTGTTTCTTTGCATGGAGACCTTGATCCAAAGTCTTATTTGTTTCTaatatctgcttctgcctccccctcTATCAGATCGGCTCCCTCCACGGCCACCTCCTCTTGGCGCTCCTCGGCTTGAACTGCTGTAGGAATCACGTGGAGGAGGGTACCCCCTTTCCATAGAAGGGGGAAGCCCTCGTTCTTGTCTGCCAACTCGATCACGGCCACTTGAGTAGAGATCACTTCTGCTGCTTGAGTAACTGTCTCGACTTCCACCGTAGCCATCACGTGAGCTGCTGTAATCATCATAGCGACTGCTTCCTCCATAAGATGGTGGTGGCCCTCGTGTAGGGGGTGCACTGCGTGAGTTTCCATAACTCTCATATGAATCTCTGTAGGAACCTCCACTTGGATGATCTGAATAGTCACGATCCCGACCATATCCATCTCTATCACCGTAGCCTCTTGATGGATAGTCATCACGGGAACTGGAATGACTGTAATCACGGTAAGTATAATCTCTTGGTGGCGGTGCATAATCTCTGGTGTCTCGGGAGCTTGGGTAATCTCTGCTTGAATAGCTATCTTTTGTAGAATATCCATCATCTCTTGGGGACAAATAAACATCTCTGCGAGATGGCAGGGGTTCCCTTCGTGGTGGACCCCCGTAGCTATCTCTTCCACGGGACACTGGTGTTCTTCCGCCCATTCCACTGCTGCTTCGAACTGGTCCGGAAGGTGTTGATCTTTTAGGAGGGGGACCCCCGCTTCGTGGTGGTGGTCCTCTCTTTACTGGAAGTGGTCCCCTGGAAGAACTCATGTTAAAGTTCATGGAATAACCACCATCATCCATGTATCCTCCACGTGAAGGGGGTCCCCTagttcctccacttcctcctcgaAGACCTCTGGGAGGGCCCCTGCTtcttggaggtggaggtggtcCACGCCTGCCACTTTCAAAAGATGGTTTGGTAGCTTGCTCCACCTTGATGGCTTTTCCATCCAAGGACTTTCcattcatatctctagctgcatcttTAGCATCTGCTGGGCTTTCGAAGGTAACAAAAGCAAATCCTCTTGATTTGTTGGTTTCCCGGTCTTTCATCAAAAGTATTTCCACTATTCGTCCATACTTGCCAAATACTGCTTCAAGGGCTTTCTCATTTGTTTCTGTATTAAGCCCACCAATGAAGAGCTTTCCTGGGCGATCTGCTTCAACCATCTTGCCTTCCAGCTGAGAGTCGGAGGGGACGTGAAGGTCTCAAGCTCCTCCTACAAGCTCGCCAAATCGGCCTTCCAAGTAGCTCACCGGTGACAGCTGCTGGGtctcagaacagaacagaaaagccACTAGGACTACTGCACACGAGCACCTGTGAATATTATTGTATTAGTTTCCTCAGGCTGCTGTAACAATGCATTGCgaaagggctgggggtgggaggtgtgTTATAAAACATTGATTTTCTTACAGTTCAGGAAGTCACGAAGTATGAAGGTAAGTTTCTATCAGAAGCCTTAACAAAAATCTGTACCATGACTCCCTCCTAGCTTCCAGTGGTTGTCAGTAATTCTTAGACTACTTTGGCTTATAGATATCTCAATCTAGTTCCTCTCTCCACCCTACGTGGTGCTTACACTCCACCTGCACACCTTTGTATGACATTCAGAAGAACTGCAGCTTTTCATACCTATCAACATCTGATTTCTACAAGTCACCTTCTGAGGTCATGGGAAAACGTGTCTTTTACAGGGGATGGTACTCCAGTTAAGTTGGAGAAAGGATATAGGCTCATAAACTTAATCTAAATGAATATGACCCATTATTCTGGACTATCTGGTTAGGCTTTAAATCCAAGGACAAGTATCTTTTAAagatacacacagaaaaaagGTAATGAATGCTCAAGGATGCAGAGAGCAGCCACTTGAAACATATGGAGGGAGATGTGATGCCTAACCAGGTCGAGACTGGAGCATCAGAACCTAAATCAAGGAAGCCAGGGAATATTAACAGccacaagaagctggaaagagcctttAGAACACATGGCCCTCCAATATCTCCATTTTGGATTTCCTTATTCTGCAACAGTAAAACAACATGTCTATTGTCTGAGTATAGCTAACTCGGGGAGGGGACTATTTGTTATAGCAGCCCTAGCAAACTAATACAGTCCTTGacaatacaattcacaaaactaCGGTTAAAATATTCTATGAATTAAGATTTTGTTCTAAACAGGTCAAAATCTCTAGAAAGACTCTGTGAGCAGCCTTACTTAAGCAGCACTATCTGTGATGACCTTTTGAGTATTCGATGACtgaggcagatttttttttccttttgaaccAAGCAAAATTACTGAAGAAAATTATGTTATAAATTTTACTTCCTAGAACTCCACTTACCTTGTGACTGTCTTATAATAAGCCTTTATCACATTTCATGTACTTCTTTTGCCTGGTAAATTGTTTAATGTCTCCCTATTAAGTTCTTTTTATCTTGAGATTAGCTTTTCTTCATGCTGCCTGATGCGTAATTACCGAGCAGTGGGGGCTGTGCAACTGAGAACTGATAGCACAACTGCTTAAAGCAGCTTAGTTTTTGGATAGCGAGTCATGTCAGCAAGATAAAGTTAAATAGAGCAAATTGCACGCCGAGTCTCTTTCAAGCTTTGAATGCATTCAGAATGAAAGTCTGGTACAATCCCTTTCGAACGTTACGTTCCATAGTAAACTATTCAAGTAGCTGATACCAGGCTGCTTCAAAATGTCCCACAatactttgttcctttctttctttgggtgCATAAAGAGGAAGGGTTGATGCTCGGAAGACCATTCGTGAAACTATGTCATAGATTCGCCAAAATGCAATGCAAGAAAccgagggttgggggagggggcggaCATCAGACCCTCCACCCTGGATCTGGCCCTCACTGCTTTTGTTCTGAGTTCCTGGCCCCCTCTCAGTTGTCCTGTTGCTTTAGTGGTTCGGGGTCAGGCAAAGGCCCGCACCACGCGGCCTCCGGAATCGCCCGCCCACGCGCGGCACACGGGTGGGGAGGAGCCTGGGTCGCTCTCTCACCGCCCCCCAGGGAAGATTTGCCCCATCCCGGCCGTCCTCCCCACTCCCGAGGCGGGTTTTGGCCGCGGAGGCGGTCGGGCAGAAAGGCCCGGGCAGGCCACCGACCTGGCGGGAAGGCCCAGCCCGCCTTCCCCGCCttcccgccgccgccgctgcggGAAGGCGGGGGGCCTGCCGTCCCGGACGTCTGCTCGGCCACCGATTTTCAACCTACCCACGGGGCTAACGCTTCCCTAACTAGGAAGCCGCTTTCCCGCGCCGGTCGCCACACGCGTCTGCCGCCGCCGCTCCCGCCGAGAACCAGAGGCCGCGAATGGCTTCCCCTCCCCCCGCGCAACGTCAACGCGACGTCGGTCGTCGCCGTAATGTCTCGAGTATACGCGCATAGACATAGCAGGCATTGGCGCGCGCAGCCGCCGCCACGGCGCAGCCCGGTACCGGCCCAGCGCACGCCGCGGGTCTCTCGGGCTCAGGGCAGAGTGAGAGACGCTCTCTGCA
The Mus musculus strain C57BL/6J chromosome 8, GRCm38.p6 C57BL/6J genome window above contains:
- the Rbmxl1 gene encoding RNA binding motif protein, X-linked-like-1; translation: MVEADRPGKLFIGGLNTETNEKALEAVFGKYGRIVEILLMKDRETNKSRGFAFVTFESPADAKDAARDMNGKSLDGKAIKVEQATKPSFESGRRGPPPPPRSRGPPRGLRGGSGGTRGPPSRGGYMDDGGYSMNFNMSSSRGPLPVKRGPPPRSGGPPPKRSTPSGPVRSSSGMGGRTPVSRGRDSYGGPPRREPLPSRRDVYLSPRDDGYSTKDSYSSRDYPSSRDTRDYAPPPRDYTYRDYSHSSSRDDYPSRGYGDRDGYGRDRDYSDHPSGGSYRDSYESYGNSRSAPPTRGPPPSYGGSSRYDDYSSSRDGYGGSRDSYSSSRSDLYSSGRDRVGRQERGLPPSMERGYPPPRDSYSSSSRGAPRGGGRGGSRSDRGGGRSRY